CCACACATGCTTGTAAGCTTAACAGAGTGACCaaccataataaataaaatgttcacgCAAACAGTAATCTATAATCTTTAAAGCGAGTGTTACTATGAGCACATCCTGTGACATGGATAAAACAGATATCAGTCCAATTTTCTACATAATAAAGTCAACACTTAGACTCCCAGCTCCACTCTGCTGGTCAATCGGCTGCTGAGTACTGAACCCAGAGCCATATGCTGCACTCTGCCCAAGGGAGCAAAAATGTGTGTTGAAATTAGTGCATTCCATAAGTTACCTCCACAAACCATCAGAAGGCTCCCAAGGAAAGATATTTCAAGATAGAAATATGACAAGCAGTTCCTTGAAGGGGTGACATTGAAGCTGGACTTCCTAGTGCTTCTGACTGGGGACCACAGTGTCTGCTGTGCACAGCCtcacttggaggaggaggaagaagaggggcagTGGAAGAGTTTCTTCAAAGCCGCCTTCATGTCAcggttcctcaggctgtagatgaaaggGTTCAGCATTGGGGTCACTGTTGTGTACATCACAGTTATCAGTGCATGCTTCAGACTGTAACTAGCCAGAGGCCTGAAATACATGCCCATGACTGTCCCATAATACAAAGACACCACTGTCAGGTGTGAGCCACAGGTGGACAAGGCCTTGAGGAAGCCCTTGGTGGATGGAACCCGCAAGACTGTGGAAAAGACCCGGACATAGGAGATGACGATGAATAGCAGTGGTACTGAGAAAACACCCACACCAAAGTACATCATCTTCACATTGAAGCGAATGTCAGAACAGGACAGCTGGAGCAAAGGCGTAATGTCACAGTAGAAGTTAGCCACATCCCTGTTGCCACAGAAGGACAATCTAGCTGTGAGTATGGTGTGGGGCAGTGAGTTGCCATTTCCAATCACCCAGGACCCAGCAACCAGCAGGACACAAAGTTGTGGACTCATAATTGTTGCATAATGAAGTGGGCGGCTGATGGCTACAGCTCGGTCATATGCCATTGCAGCTAGTATATAACTGTCTGTATTTGCCAAGCCTATCATGAAGAACATCTGTGCCATACATCCCCCAAAGGAGATGGCCTTGCTACCCAGGAGATGGTTGGCCAACATCTTGGGGATAGTTACAGAGGAGAAGAAGATGTCAACAAGGGAGAGGTTGGcaaggaaaaagtacatggggtTATGAAGGCGAATGTCAGAGTGAATGGCTAGGATGATGAGCGTGTTCCCAAACACCGTGATGGGGTAAATGaacaggaagaggatgaagaagaaatatTCCTGCTCCCGCTGCCTTGTAACTCCCAAGAGAGTGAACTCTGTGGTAGAAGACTCGTTTTCTTCTCTCATGGCTCCATCAACATGGAATCAGACACGAATCCAGAAACATTAGTGCAATTATGATCTATATGTTACCAGTCTCCCCCACCACACCATGTAACAGTTGGCTCTCTCTACACTTGAATCCATAAAATTCAGAGTCACATTATTGGAGGAAATCTCTGGTGATCAATGGTACAGATAGTCATTTATCCAAGAACCTTTATCAAGTCTAAGCAATGTTCATTTTCCTTACCAACActactattttatatttcattatttcagaGTTAAAGTTCACAATGCATAGTCTGGATTCATAGTATAActtcaaagaaaaatcacaaacatAGGACAATTATGATTACTTCTTGTTTGTTCAACATATGGAACAGAGTCTTTGCTTCTAAGAGCCTTAGAGTTTCAGGGAGAGGCCAGAATCACACTTGTCTCACTAGCCATCATATGGAAGGCAGCCTTTGGAATATTCTATCATGTACTCCAATTCAAATGTCCTCTAGGAAAAACTAACCTAGAATTTGTCATTGTTTCTTTGACCAAACACAGAGTGATCTCatagtatataaaatgtatactgTGGAATGGGAAGATTCTAAGTCATAAAGATCACTGAATTCAAGTCCTACTAATGAAAGCCCAGGGACTGCTCCTCCCAGGTGTCCCATTCATAAAAGAGactttttctgtctccttcatATGTTTCCCTTTGGTAGCCTTTCAACTACACACAACATTGTACTTTCTCTCAAGTCTTCTCTTCCTAGTCTTATACTACCAACACCACTTAATAAACTCTCCACTCTATTTCTGTTGTCTTGGCTTCCTTATAACATAAACTTCAGTAGGCCAGACCAAAATGTTTTTCTACTGGAAATGTTGTAATATTTCCTTAACTTATTCACCAGTCTCTTCCAATTTCCCTTATCTATTGATCTCAGATgttaattaaaacagagactacTACCTACTTGGTGATATCCTTGCTACCCTCCTCTTGATCAACAATTTCAACTACATTTCCCAATATCCTTTCTCATTAGGTGCAGTCATGTGACTGACTGAGTTCTAGCCAATCCACTTATGGGTTCTAGTTGGAAGCTTTCACCATAATGCAGTACTAACAGTTTGAAATGTTGTAGAAGGTGAAAGAGATGATACTGTCACATAATGAAATTATCCTGTGTCACTAATTCCTCCATACAAGAGAtatatccaacacacacacacacacatacacacacacacacaaacacaaacacactttgGGTACACAATGATACattgtcagaaaacaaaacagaaaaacaggagcaaatatgaaataatattctAGCTACCAAACCCACATGGATCTTTGTCATAGTATTTTCTGGATGTTCTTGAATTTTAACACCAGCTTTATAACacattgaatttaaaaataaagatattaccTGTTGGTGATGATTTAGTTCAGAGTGTGGCCATGGAGCTGGTGGCTCAAGACAGTATTTCATCAAAGCTAAGAAACAGAGATAAGATTCTTTGTTGAGAAGTAAAAAGGGCCCTGTATTATGTCAAGTAAGACATGATCAGTGTAAGAAAGAATCAGATAAAAGGAATCAGAAGAGCTTGGATGATCTTTGGCTAACATCATTTAATTATCTAGTGTTCTTCACCCAGGTTAATAATTTCCTATAAACCTCATCTTCAACTCATAACTCATGGTGGTTTCTAGCTTTGTTGTACCACAGATAACAATCCAGCTATTCCACCTTTACATCTGCCTTCTATACACTGGGCTAATTATGTCCTGTCCCTCAAATATGTCACCCTCAGACAGCATTCATTCTTCCACTTTcttctcccagagctcccagagagtaCTAGAAAAATCACAGACCTGGGGTTAGAACTCTTGAGCCCAGATCCCAAGCAGACCTATCACACTCTTCATCAAGCATTGCTATAACCTATTGAAATCCAACCTCAACTCTGCTACTCCTACAGCTCACCATGATACTCACATGAGCAATGGGTCCAAATCCTGGACTCATCATTGAATATCTTGCTTCATAAAGGAACATTTCTTAATATGTTTTTGATGCATGTCATTCTCATGTGTTTGCCTTTACATTGTTTGTCCCTTTGCTCCAAAGGGAAAAATGCATCCATGTATCAGGCATGAtctcatccttttttttcttctattttctgagCTACCTCACTCCATTAACTTCTTTGCTGGCTCCATAGTGTTATAGCTATATGTCCTACCTACAGACTAACAAGAACACTGTAGCCTCTTCAGTGAGCTGTGTAACCCATTCCAGAAAccattcctctttttttaaaactatattctcCTTCCTAAACCAGGCTTGTTTACAGAAGTTGctctttataaaactaaaaatatgctTATAAATGCAGGTGTGACACATGGCAGAGTTTTCCCAACTCAATCACTCTAACCATTAACTGACAGATTTAATCCAAGTTTCTTATTGTGGAGAAAGCCTCGGGGACAGAAATTCAGACAATTGACAGTAACATCAGCCCATCGAGGCAGAGGGATACAGACAAAGCTGAGGACTAAGACGGAATCGGCATGGAAAAGAAGTGTGTATTTGTCTTGTGGAAGGTTGTTAGCCAATGCAAGGCGTTTATTCAGTAACCTGCTATGTACATGGATTTGCACACTGAAGATAGCTCCCACTAACCCTTTCCGAAAAGAAATGCTCAGCCCTTTATTTAATACACTCAGTGACTAATTAGTATGGCAACAAGTTGATGGATACTCCACTGCAAAAATTACAGGATGATATGGAAAAGTGTGCAGTTCaagaatatgatgaaaatatgcATCCCAAAAGGAGAAACGGTTGGTataacagagaaacagaaaatacaaggaagaaaaggagggcgGTTGTTTAGTGTAGGGGCTAAGGCATGGAGTCCAGGGTACCAGATTTTAGAGTGGTGCCAGGAGGGAGAGATGACTTCTGTATAAACCCAGGCAAGAAGCAACATAAACCTTGTACTGTTGGGGAGAAGATCTGAAGCTGCAGCAGCAAGAAGGTGACTGAGTTCCCTGAAAGGTGTCTGTTTCACACACAGCTCACCACTAATATTTATATCCCTGGAGAGTGTTCTGGCTTTGACATGAGCTATGATACTGAGGAAAATTTTTGCAAGGACAGGTGAGACTAATTGTTTGCCCTTATCATGTGAGTACAAGAGACAGGACAAAAAAGAATATGCTTCAAATGTTTTTCAGATTTCTGTAGTAATTCCACTCCTTAAGACTGACTCTGCAAATGGTTCACTGCCACACTGCCAAGCCCCAAATAGTTGGAAATAGACACACCTTTCTAGTTCCTCTCTTAAGACCCTGCATTTCTGTTCTGCATAACTGTACACCACATACCCATGACACAGCAAACATGCAACACATTTATATGGTTAAAAATCGCCTAACCTGGGATAACTGAATCACAACGGCTCTTTCCCAGCTCTGTGTTCATGAAAAAAGTCCCAGGAAAAGTGTGGTCAGAGCAGGATTTCTGTCCATCTGCTACTTTTATCTATTGAATTTTCAGAACTTATGTCAGACTGTGATTTGTGTCCATCTAACCTCTCTGAGTGAGTGTTGGTGACTCATTTCACCTAGTAAATGATTTGATAAAAGGACTTGATGATTCTACTTACCTCGTGATGATTTTACGAGGGTATAGGAACAGCATGGTTGTTATATAGCTGTTTCTGCTGTTTGCCTAGATCATGCTGTCATAGTGCTCTCTCTCCAATGTCCTCAGACCTACCTGGAAGTCAGCAGACATTGTCATCAGATACCCTGGCCCCGTGGGCTTAACTCCTGTTCCATAAATGAAATTTTTCAAGCAGCTAGACTAGGACCTGGGCCCAGGCATGCTCAGAGAAGCATCCTGGTGATATGTTTGGATGGACATAAGAATGGGATGGTTTGAAACAATGAGCTTCCCTTTTCCAGTCCATGAGCAGAAGTAACAAAAGTGCTGTCCTGGATTGAGCCTGAGGAGGAGGGATCTCCCAAACTGCAGCCCAATAGATCTTAACATAAAGATTGGGAACCTTCCAGCAGCTTTTAAGTCTCCTAAAACATCACTCTCCAGATAGTCATTCAGGTTCAACTTGTAATAACTGTTGAGATTGATGAAAATGTCTCTTCCTATAGCCTTAGGGGACACAGTGGCTCCCAACAGTAATTTGCAGTAGAGAGAGTGTCTCCAGGGCTCAAGCTCTGGGCTGACCTATTCCATCCTCTCTGTTGGGATCTCAATACCTCTGCTGTTCAAACTCTACTATGAACCACCACTTGGGAGTTGCAAGGACCCTGATATGACTGGTATCTTGGTATTTCTGCAAGTCTTTCTGCTGTTTAGTGTTTCTAAGAAAGAAACTAACAATGCATCTTTCACTAGAATTTGGTCAGAGAAAATTAGATTGTAAACTATGGCTGTCCTTGATGTAGTATGCCAAGAGCAGATCTCCAGATTGTCTAAACTCTGAGATATGGAAAGAATCTACAGACATCTAGAGCACTGAATGCATGTGTCATCTGCATAGTAACCCTAATGATGAGTGTTGCCCTGGGATTTAGTACCTCCTGTGGCAGAGAGCTCTCTGCCTTCTACAGAGAGTGATGGTGAATGCTTGTGAGCCCAGGCTTGCTCACCAGTTGCTGACTTTGATACATATTGGTTGTACCCATCTTGGGCCAACATAAACAGTAATAAGCATAAACACATTCTCATGAAGTTAATGTGATTGAATGAACtatatataattcttaaaatagcatgcatttttaaaatatatgtattcttGGCATACTGCATGGCACATAACTAACAGGGTAGATCAACtccttttattgcttttattcttttcagaGGTAAGGACTGACCTGTAGGCCTTGTACTTGTTAGAGAAGTAGTCTAACACAGAGTCAAAGTCCCAActctcttatttttctattatttctatatAAACCTGTATAGAATTTACTATGTATTCACTATTTTACTGGTAGTAATGTGACAAGTCTCCATATCCTAAATCAAATTGTATACATAATCAATATTGA
The genomic region above belongs to Rattus rattus isolate New Zealand chromosome 9, Rrattus_CSIRO_v1, whole genome shotgun sequence and contains:
- the LOC116910394 gene encoding olfactory receptor 1A1-like, whose translation is MREENESSTTEFTLLGVTRQREQEYFFFILFLFIYPITVFGNTLIILAIHSDIRLHNPMYFFLANLSLVDIFFSSVTIPKMLANHLLGSKAISFGGCMAQMFFMIGLANTDSYILAAMAYDRAVAISRPLHYATIMSPQLCVLLVAGSWVIGNGNSLPHTILTARLSFCGNRDVANFYCDITPLLQLSCSDIRFNVKMMYFGVGVFSVPLLFIVISYVRVFSTVLRVPSTKGFLKALSTCGSHLTVVSLYYGTVMGMYFRPLASYSLKHALITVMYTTVTPMLNPFIYSLRNRDMKAALKKLFHCPSSSSSSK